A genome region from Penaeus vannamei isolate JL-2024 chromosome 20, ASM4276789v1, whole genome shotgun sequence includes the following:
- the LOC138865121 gene encoding ion-translocating oxidoreductase complex subunit C-like: MQLPIKVKFLAQVFPFLKIPLFYAALLRSSLRFYMVSAAAVTAEAARVAEARRRAASESRQGAKTCPSASGVKPEVWRKAAVTAEAARVAEARRRAASESRQGAKTCPSASGVKPEVWRKAAVTAEAARVAEARRRAASESRQGAKTCPSASGVKPEVWRKAAVTAEAARVAEARRRAASESRQGAKTCPSASGVKPEVWRKAAVTAEAARVAEARRRAASESRQGAKTCPSASGVKPEVWRKAAVTAEAARVAEARRRAASESRQGAKTECPSASGVKPEVWRKAAVTAEAARVAEARRRAASEGRQGAKTECPSASGVKPEVWRKAAVTAEAARVAEARRRAASESRQGAKTCPSASGVKPEVWRKAAVTAEAARVAEARRRAASEGRQGAKTECPSASGVKPEVWRKAAVTAEAARVAEARRRAASEGRQGAKTECPSASGVKPEVWRKAAVTAEAARVAEARRRAASEGRQGAKTECPSASGVKPEVWRKAAVTAEAARVAEARRRAASESRQGAKTCPSASGVKPEVWRKAAVTAEAARVAEARRRAASESRQGAKTCPSASGVKPEVWRKAAVTAEAARVAEARRRAASESRQGAKTCPSASGVKPEVWRKAAVTAEAARVAEARRRAASEGRQGAKTECPSASGVKPEVSREHGPRRGPSQMALLLQLAEDAPVSGHAADGADPLLFPPVSRERDLHRGPSQMALLLQLAEDAPVSGHAADGADPLLFPGRLAESVICIEGRRRWRCCYS, translated from the exons ATGCAGCTGCCAATTAAGGTGAAGTTCCTTGCGCAGGTGTTTCCTTTCCTAAAAATTCCCCTgttttatgccgcgctgttgcGCTCGAGCCTTCGTTTCTACATGGTTTCTGCG GCCGCAGTCACGGCCGAAGCCGCTCGTGTCGCTGAGGCCCGTCGTCGGGCAGCCAGTGAGAGCAGGCAGGGAGCCAAGACGTGCCCGTCAGCTTCCGGTGTGAAGCCTGAGGTATGGCGTAAGGCCGCAGTCACGGCCGAAGCCGCTCGTGTCGCTGAGGCCCGTCGTCGGGCAGCCAGTGAGAGCAGGCAGGGAGCCAAGACGTGCCCGTCAGCTTCCGGTGTGAAGCCTGAGGTATGGCGAAAGGCCGCAGTCACGGCCGAAGCCGCTCGTGTCGCTGAGGCCCGTCGTCGGGCAGCCAGTGAGAGCAGGCAGGGAGCCAAGACGTGCCCGTCAGCTTCCGGTGTGAAGCCTGAGGTATGGCGAAAGGCCGCAGTCACGGCCGAAGCCGCTCGTGTCGCTGAGGCCCGTCGTCGGGCAGCCAGTGAGAGCAGGCAGGGAGCCAAGACGTGCCCGTCAGCTTCCGGTGTGAAGCCTGAGGTATGGCGTAAGGCCGCAGTCACGGCCGAAGCCGCTCGTGTCGCTGAGGCCCGTCGTCGGGCAGCCAGTGAGAGCAGGCAGGGAGCCAAGACGTGCCCGTCAGCTTCCGGTGTGAAGCCTGAGGTATGGCGTAAGGCCGCAGTCACGGCCGAAGCCGCTCGTGTCGCTGAGGCCCGTCGTCGGGCAGCCAGTGAGAGCAGGCAGGGAGCCAAGACCGAGTGCCCGTCAGCTTCCGGTGTGAAGCCTGAGGTATGGCGAAAGGCCGCAGTCACGGCCGAAGCCGCTCGTGTCGCTGAGGCCCGTCGTCGGGCAGCCAGTGAGGGCAGGCAGGGAGCCAAGACCGAGTGCCCGTCAGCTTCCGGTGTGAAGCCTGAGGTATGGCGTAAGGCCGCAGTCACGGCCGAAGCCGCTCGTGTCGCTGAGGCCCGTCGTCGGGCAGCCAGTGAGAGCAGGCAGGGAGCCAAGACGTGCCCGTCAGCTTCCGGTGTGAAGCCTGAGGTATGGCGAAAGGCCGCAGTCACGGCCGAAGCCGCTCGTGTCGCTGAGGCCCGTCGTCGGGCAGCCAGTGAGGGCAGGCAGGGAGCCAAGACCGAGTGCCCGTCAGCTTCCGGTGTGAAGCCTGAGGTATGGCGAAAGGCCGCAGTCACGGCCGAAGCCGCTCGTGTCGCTGAGGCCCGTCGTCGGGCAGCCAGTGAGGGCAGGCAGGGAGCCAAGACCGAGTGCCCGTCAGCTTCCGGTGTGAAGCCTGAGGTATGGCGTAAGGCCGCAGTCACGGCCGAAGCCGCTCGTGTCGCTGAGGCCCGTCGTCGGGCAGCCAGTGAGGGCAGGCAGGGAGCCAAGACCGAGTGCCCGTCAGCTTCCGGTGTGAAGCCTGAGGTATGGCGTAAGGCCGCAGTCACGGCCGAAGCCGCTCGTGTCGCTGAGGCCCGTCGTCGGGCAGCCAGTGAGAGCAGGCAGGGAGCCAAGACGTGCCCGTCAGCTTCCGGTGTGAAGCCTGAGGTATGGCGAAAGGCCGCAGTCACGGCCGAAGCCGCTCGTGTCGCTGAGGCCCGTCGTCGGGCAGCCAGTGAGAGCAGGCAGGGAGCCAAGACGTGCCCGTCAGCTTCCGGTGTGAAGCCTGAGGTATGGCGTAAGGCCGCAGTCACGGCCGAAGCCGCTCGTGTCGCTGAGGCCCGTCGTCGGGCAGCCAGTGAGAGCAGGCAGGGAGCCAAGACGTGCCCGTCAGCTTCCGGTGTGAAGCCTGAGGTATGGCGTAAGGCCGCAGTCACGGCCGAAGCCGCTCGTGTCGCCGAGGCCCGTCGTCGGGCAGCCAGTGAGGGCAGGCAGGGAGCCAAGACCGAGTGCCCGTCAGCTTCCGGTGTGAAGCCTGAG GTTAGCCGAGAGCATGGCCCGCgtcgagggccgtcgcagatggcgctgttgttacagttagccgaggacgcccccgtctcgggtcacgctgcagatggcgccgATCCCTTGCTCTTCCCCCCG GTTAGCCGAGAGCGTGATCTGCatcgagggccgtcgcagatggcgctgttgttacagttagccgaggacgcccccgtctcgggtcacgctgcagatggcgccgATCCCTTGCTCTTCCCCGGTAGGTTAGCCGAGAGCGTGATCTGCatcgagggccgtcgcagatggcgctgttgttacagttag